One genomic segment of Aquipluma nitroreducens includes these proteins:
- a CDS encoding carbohydrate-binding family 9-like protein, translated as MKNGKSSYSESPYTCYRAPSPITIDGDLTKPVWQKARKSPRFVDMINGYPGYFDTRAAVLWDDEALYIAFWVEEPFVEAKLTQRDDIIFQENDVEVFIDGGDCYYEFEINALNTVYEVFFIWQDAFKKFDAKEFDVHSRDAFTFGGNHDRDAPTFWRGNHPRGLRWAYTDWDIAGLRSAVQVQGTINDNTDIDKGWTVEIAFPWSGMKHLAKDRNLPPQQDDIWKIFFGRFGKHLNGNGVIQNAMSWDKIGDNDNHKPELYTPILFSNKNTPGV; from the coding sequence ATGAAAAACGGAAAGTCTTCTTACAGTGAATCGCCTTACACCTGTTATCGAGCCCCTTCGCCAATCACTATTGACGGCGATTTAACCAAACCGGTCTGGCAAAAAGCACGTAAATCGCCTCGCTTTGTCGATATGATTAACGGTTATCCGGGTTATTTCGATACGCGCGCAGCAGTACTCTGGGACGATGAAGCTCTCTATATCGCCTTCTGGGTTGAAGAACCATTTGTCGAAGCAAAATTGACTCAGCGCGATGATATTATTTTTCAGGAAAACGATGTTGAGGTGTTCATTGATGGCGGCGATTGCTACTACGAATTTGAGATTAATGCACTTAACACAGTTTATGAGGTGTTTTTTATCTGGCAAGACGCTTTTAAAAAGTTTGATGCCAAAGAATTCGACGTCCATTCAAGAGATGCTTTCACTTTTGGTGGTAACCACGACCGTGATGCTCCGACATTCTGGCGGGGAAATCACCCAAGGGGGCTGAGATGGGCCTATACCGACTGGGATATAGCAGGACTTCGCTCAGCTGTTCAAGTCCAGGGAACGATTAACGATAACACGGATATTGACAAAGGTTGGACCGTAGAAATCGCATTCCCGTGGAGTGGGATGAAACACTTGGCTAAAGATCGTAATTTGCCACCTCAGCAGGATGATATATGGAAAATATTCTTCGGCCGTTTTGGTAAACATCTGAACGGAAACGGTGTAATACAAAACGCCATGTCTTGGGACAAAATTGGAGATAACGACAACCATAAGCCTGAATTGTATACGCCTATTTTGTTTTCAAATAAAAATACACCGGGAGTTTAA
- a CDS encoding ligand-binding sensor domain-containing protein, with protein sequence MYVAEGLVYNDKSTLNSNWNKITETPDGKIWFCGADHWGTDEAIGDFTWDDRYKRPWGFGNTSICSYDPVQDKVAFELELDKASVIYSNAETPGYGKIHGNIAADSRGMLYFAGYQGMSYMHEYTRAYYPKSYAGGAIIKYDPQTKKTEYLGIPCPYGAIVGLYYDEKRNVLNGITVDRAKFWRLNLATMELNRYESVARMGRVVDRVREMIMDKDGFCYFANDIGGLTKFDPDKEIFTDIDVKLPGESMDFRASVVSSQNIIYCISNDGYVWSFEPHTNKLETFGHVIGMPGQGHYTPNIALDEEWGRLYFIAGNHGGKVIESALEILTILDLKSKKYYWAGQLEGVEGCFGALTTKNHTVYFSCFGNYYSGDKIEKNSKGKPATRPYLIKYNPPENLGSLKCPTGTAK encoded by the coding sequence ATGTATGTTGCAGAAGGTTTGGTATATAACGATAAGTCGACACTGAATTCAAATTGGAATAAAATTACCGAAACGCCCGATGGCAAAATCTGGTTTTGCGGCGCCGATCACTGGGGAACCGATGAAGCAATCGGCGACTTTACCTGGGACGACCGGTATAAAAGGCCGTGGGGCTTCGGGAATACATCCATATGTTCCTATGATCCTGTACAGGATAAAGTTGCCTTTGAACTGGAGTTAGACAAAGCAAGCGTAATATATTCCAATGCAGAAACCCCCGGGTACGGAAAAATACACGGTAATATTGCTGCAGATTCCAGGGGTATGCTATATTTTGCCGGATACCAGGGCATGTCGTACATGCACGAATATACACGGGCCTATTATCCAAAGAGCTATGCCGGTGGCGCTATCATAAAATACGACCCTCAAACCAAAAAAACCGAATACCTTGGCATCCCATGTCCCTATGGCGCTATTGTAGGTTTGTATTACGATGAGAAAAGAAACGTACTGAATGGCATTACAGTAGACCGTGCAAAATTCTGGAGGTTAAACCTCGCCACAATGGAGCTTAACCGTTATGAATCCGTTGCCCGCATGGGCCGTGTGGTCGATAGGGTACGTGAAATGATAATGGATAAGGACGGGTTCTGCTATTTCGCAAATGACATTGGGGGGCTGACAAAATTTGACCCCGACAAAGAGATATTTACCGATATCGACGTAAAGCTACCGGGGGAATCAATGGATTTTCGCGCTTCGGTTGTATCATCGCAAAACATTATTTACTGTATCTCCAACGACGGTTATGTATGGAGTTTTGAACCCCATACCAATAAATTAGAAACTTTCGGGCATGTAATAGGTATGCCGGGGCAGGGACACTATACCCCCAATATAGCGCTTGATGAAGAGTGGGGAAGGCTATATTTTATTGCCGGTAACCATGGCGGCAAAGTGATCGAGAGTGCTCTTGAAATACTTACAATCCTCGACCTAAAGTCAAAAAAATATTATTGGGCGGGGCAACTGGAAGGAGTGGAGGGATGTTTCGGAGCGCTTACTACAAAAAACCATACGGTATATTTTAGTTGTTTTGGCAATTATTACTCCGGCGATAAAATTGAGAAAAATTCCAAAGGGAAACCCGCTACTCGGCCATATCTTATTAAGTATAATCCGCCTGAAAATCTTGGGTCATTAAAATGCCCTACAGGAACTGCAAAATAA
- a CDS encoding CehA/McbA family metallohydrolase: MQKEKSNRLALRIAVLFLCLVPLTVVGQKSVVLLQIDGSKQFQKMDGFGVNINTAWWYNGEYGDTKLVQSAIDMLVDSLGATIFRAVIEEMDWEVVNDDNNPNNFNWAYYNKVFSNERFQGVWKTLRYLNQKGITNGLIISLMGVPPAAEPLAVPDKQKSWMGGTDYSINPVMEDEFVESIAALLYYARHTAKIKFSLVSPMNETEQVSSGKSIDHPDGFVEGPNIPDAVQFARIIKKLGKKLDAIGMSDIRFVSPDAAGDHLFALCLGEMVKDPYIMSKLDHWGVHDYGNNAGNYNKIVGNPVNPNKSFWVTEMAGIGNMLGQLGDNAHAYIFWDGFDCVYQHARRNGSGSTPPNDWVFWQPDDGKPMIEYIPSTKSWMPRKQFYEFAQVYKFIKPGATRISSMVSDSSVVVRSFLNPNGQLVIVGRNSGKRNITINGIITNLPAIDRLKLTYTTPDMNFYKSADIILNDDRIKTSLPPNCVFTLTGFGDCEEIGSSGAHPEPSNWYAGDMHVHRDCGGAVSEILPENKLKEMMEVNDLAVISVLADMGDAEVKPSEIDLPKVNGKDSPLSCSGRIIHYDAEWHWDPAGTTFEYKALGGHVVLLGLTEAHQIWDESPYKILEYGRKHNGIVGFCHTEYLNDQIQNYLNCCIPIEYPVEAALGMLDFFSEDVYGTQSHNNGNYSADATINAYYKLLNCGIRLGLCAGTDYPCNLSEPFGTLLTYSRVDGALTYRKWIEAIRDGRTVVSRNGHLEFIDMKVNGKYQPGDEIKMKNKGTVSVEVKWTSVKPLTGTLELVFNGKVVAKQEGTAQPETPVILKVNQVFAQSGWLCARRIDENGHQTHTAPVYVTVNNKPVRASSEDAQYFVKWIDNLIEKTSPGNDWNKYFTHDLNIVQGRYKKAKSIYLKIAEEARSQNN, encoded by the coding sequence ATGCAAAAAGAAAAATCGAATCGTCTGGCCCTAAGAATAGCCGTACTGTTCTTATGCCTTGTTCCTTTAACGGTTGTTGGCCAAAAATCTGTTGTTTTGCTTCAAATCGATGGCTCAAAACAGTTTCAAAAAATGGATGGTTTTGGCGTGAACATCAACACCGCATGGTGGTATAACGGCGAATATGGCGATACAAAACTGGTGCAGTCTGCAATTGACATGCTCGTCGATTCACTCGGTGCGACCATTTTTCGGGCCGTAATCGAAGAGATGGACTGGGAAGTAGTCAACGATGATAACAATCCAAACAATTTTAACTGGGCCTATTACAACAAAGTATTCTCGAATGAAAGATTTCAAGGCGTATGGAAAACTTTGCGTTATCTTAATCAGAAGGGTATCACAAACGGTTTAATTATCAGTTTGATGGGTGTCCCGCCTGCAGCAGAGCCTCTTGCAGTGCCAGATAAACAAAAAAGCTGGATGGGTGGAACTGATTATTCAATAAATCCGGTGATGGAAGATGAATTCGTTGAGTCTATTGCCGCGTTACTATATTACGCACGGCACACGGCTAAAATTAAGTTTTCGCTGGTTTCGCCTATGAACGAAACAGAGCAGGTATCTTCAGGAAAAAGCATTGATCATCCGGATGGATTTGTTGAAGGCCCGAATATTCCGGACGCGGTACAGTTTGCCCGAATAATTAAGAAACTCGGTAAAAAGCTTGACGCAATAGGCATGAGCGACATCCGTTTCGTATCCCCGGACGCTGCAGGCGATCATTTATTTGCATTATGTCTGGGCGAAATGGTAAAAGATCCCTATATCATGAGTAAGCTGGATCATTGGGGTGTTCACGACTACGGGAACAATGCCGGAAATTATAATAAAATTGTCGGCAACCCCGTAAATCCAAACAAATCATTCTGGGTAACCGAAATGGCTGGCATTGGAAACATGTTGGGTCAACTCGGCGACAATGCACACGCTTATATCTTTTGGGACGGGTTTGACTGTGTTTACCAGCACGCCAGGCGAAATGGTTCGGGTAGTACGCCGCCTAATGACTGGGTTTTTTGGCAACCTGATGATGGCAAACCAATGATCGAATATATTCCCTCAACAAAAAGTTGGATGCCAAGAAAACAGTTCTATGAATTCGCCCAAGTCTACAAATTCATAAAACCCGGTGCTACACGGATTAGCTCGATGGTCAGCGATAGCAGCGTGGTTGTCCGTTCCTTTCTCAATCCAAACGGTCAATTGGTAATTGTTGGTCGCAATTCTGGTAAAAGGAATATTACCATTAATGGAATAATAACGAATCTGCCGGCAATCGACAGATTAAAACTGACCTATACGACACCTGATATGAATTTCTATAAAAGTGCGGATATAATTCTGAATGATGATAGAATAAAGACAAGTCTTCCTCCCAATTGTGTTTTTACCTTAACTGGTTTTGGTGATTGCGAGGAGATTGGTTCATCTGGAGCTCATCCAGAACCATCGAACTGGTATGCTGGCGATATGCATGTTCATCGTGATTGCGGTGGTGCTGTCAGCGAAATACTTCCTGAGAATAAGCTTAAAGAAATGATGGAGGTTAATGATCTTGCAGTAATTTCGGTATTGGCGGATATGGGTGATGCTGAAGTTAAACCAAGTGAAATCGACTTGCCAAAAGTTAACGGAAAGGATTCGCCTCTGTCATGTTCTGGAAGGATAATACATTACGATGCCGAATGGCACTGGGATCCGGCAGGCACTACTTTTGAATATAAGGCACTTGGTGGTCACGTAGTTTTGCTTGGATTAACCGAAGCCCACCAAATATGGGACGAATCGCCATACAAAATTCTGGAATATGGCAGAAAGCATAATGGAATTGTTGGTTTTTGCCATACTGAATATTTGAATGATCAAATTCAGAATTATTTAAATTGCTGCATTCCAATTGAGTATCCGGTTGAAGCAGCATTAGGAATGCTCGATTTCTTTTCAGAGGATGTGTATGGTACGCAATCTCACAATAATGGTAATTATAGCGCTGATGCTACTATTAATGCTTATTATAAATTACTTAATTGCGGTATACGGTTAGGACTTTGTGCCGGAACCGATTACCCATGTAATTTATCCGAACCATTTGGCACACTTTTAACTTATTCACGGGTAGATGGAGCCTTAACTTATCGCAAATGGATAGAAGCAATCAGAGATGGTAGAACTGTAGTTTCCCGAAATGGTCATCTCGAATTCATTGACATGAAGGTAAACGGAAAGTACCAACCAGGTGATGAAATAAAAATGAAAAATAAAGGAACAGTTTCGGTAGAAGTAAAATGGACATCAGTAAAACCTTTAACTGGAACGCTGGAATTGGTTTTCAATGGGAAAGTGGTTGCCAAACAGGAAGGAACTGCCCAACCTGAAACCCCTGTTATATTAAAAGTAAATCAGGTTTTCGCTCAGAGTGGTTGGTTGTGTGCCCGTCGTATTGATGAGAATGGCCATCAAACCCACACCGCACCGGTATATGTAACAGTTAATAATAAGCCAGTAAGAGCCAGTTCCGAAGATGCACAATATTTTGTGAAATGGATTGATAACCTGATTGAAAAGACTTCGCCGGGAAACGATTGGAATAAATATTTCACACACGATTTAAATATTGTTCAGGGCAGATATAAGAAAGCGAAAAGCATTTATTTGAAAATAGCGGAAGAAGCAAGATCGCAAAACAACTAG
- a CDS encoding DMT family transporter, with product MNVLRERIWLVYTTLAALSWSVWGTLTKYVSGEVNPYTYQILFTAGMLFSLPFVIYRCKKKDVNLKGIVWGTSTGLLAVIGNISVYQSFKMGGQASVVIPFTNLYSLVTILIALLIFKEKIRLINGIGILIVVPAIIILSGQSQLFTGPGLFFQHMKPEIWVLFAFLALFLFGLFSATQKLTANFIPTEWSYLSFIASSVLISVGFILSGLVEFKFSTQTFWVGSLAGLVDGLGVLFVYAAYRAGGKASQVSPVVATLQQLFTIGLALSLLKEKLSMVEFAGIGLAVIGSWFLLSDKKVIPIRPLDFKLLN from the coding sequence ATGAATGTTTTGAGAGAAAGAATATGGCTTGTTTATACAACTCTTGCAGCGCTTAGCTGGTCTGTGTGGGGAACATTGACCAAGTATGTTTCAGGTGAAGTGAACCCCTATACCTATCAAATTTTATTTACTGCAGGCATGTTGTTCTCTTTACCATTCGTGATTTACAGATGTAAAAAGAAAGATGTAAACCTGAAGGGAATTGTTTGGGGAACCAGTACTGGCCTATTGGCGGTAATTGGAAACATATCTGTTTATCAATCTTTTAAAATGGGAGGACAAGCATCAGTAGTTATTCCATTTACAAATCTTTATTCGTTGGTCACTATCCTGATCGCACTCCTGATTTTTAAGGAAAAGATCCGTCTTATAAATGGCATTGGAATATTGATTGTGGTACCTGCAATCATAATACTGTCGGGTCAATCTCAACTGTTCACCGGCCCCGGCTTGTTTTTTCAGCATATGAAACCGGAAATTTGGGTATTGTTTGCCTTCTTAGCTCTTTTTCTGTTTGGATTATTTAGCGCTACACAAAAATTAACGGCCAATTTTATTCCAACTGAATGGTCTTACTTAAGCTTCATCGCTTCATCGGTTTTAATATCGGTTGGTTTTATCCTATCGGGATTGGTTGAATTTAAGTTTTCAACGCAAACTTTTTGGGTTGGATCATTGGCAGGATTGGTCGACGGGTTAGGCGTTTTATTCGTTTATGCTGCCTATCGGGCCGGAGGAAAGGCGTCTCAGGTAAGTCCTGTTGTTGCTACGCTTCAACAATTGTTCACCATTGGTTTGGCATTATCGCTTTTGAAAGAAAAGCTTTCAATGGTTGAATTTGCAGGTATTGGTTTGGCAGTTATCGGGTCCTGGTTTCTCTTGTCCGACAAAAAGGTCATTCCAATTCGTCCTTTAGATTTTAAACTTTTAAACTAG
- a CDS encoding ligand-binding sensor domain-containing protein produces MKNNKILLTGYIIFLLVSGNVVSSFGQREGAITKGTVTKHILISNGPQGPVLGGESAVTDMILMNDGWVYGSTKATWGAQNCHLFRTDGEKVEHVLNVTSKFRGQTSVNDLCVGRGNVLFGCTSTYNDVLDDSTKSYEGGHLFSFDPVTKKSEDFGIIAAGQGINCIVVDSVREKIYGVTYPSGHLFSYDMNTRTTKDIGEVMKPWRVKDLGRVSWRGIPKILMLDDAGTLYFSAYYHKEVGMTKQELMKGGISSYSVHSGGLIYRLNYGDEKPVFTGAKIPTQQGMDSDPLYENGIASAIRARDGGFWCGTINDGFLFKFHPSTSTVINKGKAFQYWNLKSLAYGGDGKLYLLGGRDEDNSWILCYDPVTGSIDCLGWPDNTAQCSIICADRKGRILIAENLRHSFIWIYEPEK; encoded by the coding sequence ATGAAAAACAATAAAATATTACTTACCGGATACATTATTTTCTTATTGGTCTCAGGCAATGTTGTAAGCTCGTTTGGGCAAAGAGAAGGTGCGATAACCAAGGGTACAGTAACAAAACATATTCTTATTTCGAATGGTCCGCAGGGCCCGGTGCTAGGAGGCGAAAGCGCTGTAACAGATATGATACTGATGAATGACGGCTGGGTTTATGGAAGCACAAAAGCCACCTGGGGAGCCCAGAACTGTCATCTTTTCAGGACCGACGGCGAAAAGGTGGAACATGTGCTGAATGTAACATCAAAGTTTCGCGGGCAAACATCGGTCAATGATCTTTGTGTTGGCCGAGGAAATGTCCTTTTCGGATGTACATCAACCTATAACGATGTACTGGACGACTCTACCAAATCCTATGAAGGAGGACATCTCTTTTCATTCGACCCGGTAACAAAAAAAAGCGAAGACTTCGGCATAATAGCCGCGGGGCAGGGAATAAACTGTATTGTTGTCGATTCGGTACGCGAAAAAATCTATGGTGTAACCTATCCTTCCGGCCATTTATTCTCTTACGATATGAATACAAGGACAACAAAAGACATTGGAGAAGTTATGAAACCATGGCGGGTTAAAGACCTTGGCAGGGTTTCGTGGAGAGGAATTCCCAAGATTCTTATGCTTGACGATGCCGGTACCCTGTATTTTTCAGCGTATTACCATAAAGAAGTAGGAATGACAAAACAGGAACTTATGAAAGGAGGTATATCCTCCTATTCAGTTCATTCCGGGGGACTTATATACAGGCTTAATTACGGTGACGAAAAGCCGGTTTTTACAGGCGCTAAAATTCCCACACAACAAGGAATGGATTCCGACCCGCTCTATGAAAACGGCATAGCTTCGGCTATACGGGCACGCGACGGGGGTTTCTGGTGCGGTACAATCAACGACGGGTTCCTTTTCAAATTCCATCCTTCAACTTCCACAGTAATAAACAAAGGAAAAGCCTTTCAGTATTGGAACCTTAAATCGCTTGCTTATGGTGGCGACGGAAAACTTTACCTGCTGGGCGGGAGGGATGAAGACAATTCTTGGATACTTTGTTACGACCCTGTAACCGGATCCATAGATTGCCTTGGCTGGCCTGATAATACCGCACAATGCAGTATAATCTGTGCTGACAGGAAAGGTCGGATTCTGATTGCTGAAAACCTTAGACATTCATTTATCTGGATATATGAGCCTGAAAAGTAA
- a CDS encoding choice-of-anchor Q domain-containing protein has protein sequence MLPPVSASNWYVDGDAVGTNDGTSWQNAWTGFGSVVWGVSGVKAGDTLFISGGSPSKTYSETLKVGTSGSSSSPIVIKAGQNKDHNGVVTFSGAGIDLNQKSDITVDGNYDNQNHILFTGADIGITNGTNGHMINNIDFDKVGMGININGVLNEIHHCSLSNVNGGTHEWAAIRLSGGAPQFDQNKIHDNYISILSGQGNGYGPDGIQTSSGLSVYNNIITAEKATTSLLTPEHPDFLQAGGSNFLKVYNNEFRNVADAAIQLGVWFDHAYNNVWIYNNIFRIVDQIDGYPEYIRLYAGPGKILSIDNLKILNNTFVDNSDKYLPIRIMGYAANPTGSGNEIKNNIFYNMGTSASFPVVHIEESTGWTEASWTFSNNIYYGTSGLPYIFFRGQSYTIPQWKDSNEPSAITSAPKFMSYVPNELTNDFHLTSGDTVARDKGIDLGAYFTTDKDGVIRAEGIAWDIGAYEASSVSTPSSDKAPPGNLTN, from the coding sequence GTGCTACCACCAGTTTCAGCATCCAACTGGTACGTTGATGGAGATGCTGTCGGCACCAATGACGGAACCTCGTGGCAGAATGCATGGACAGGCTTCGGAAGTGTAGTTTGGGGTGTAAGCGGCGTTAAGGCCGGGGATACCCTATTTATTAGCGGGGGAAGCCCCTCAAAAACATATTCGGAGACTTTGAAGGTTGGAACATCTGGATCCTCTTCTTCTCCAATAGTAATAAAAGCGGGCCAGAATAAGGACCATAATGGTGTAGTTACTTTTAGTGGAGCAGGCATTGATTTGAACCAAAAATCTGATATTACAGTAGATGGTAATTATGATAACCAAAACCACATCCTATTTACCGGCGCCGATATAGGCATAACAAATGGAACAAACGGGCATATGATAAACAATATTGATTTTGATAAGGTAGGGATGGGCATAAACATCAATGGCGTTCTAAATGAAATTCATCATTGTTCGCTCTCCAATGTCAACGGCGGCACCCATGAATGGGCGGCAATCCGGTTATCAGGCGGCGCCCCGCAGTTTGATCAAAATAAAATCCACGATAATTATATTTCTATCTTATCCGGCCAGGGAAACGGTTATGGCCCTGATGGCATTCAAACCAGTTCGGGCCTCTCGGTTTATAACAATATTATCACAGCAGAAAAGGCCACTACCAGCCTGCTCACACCTGAACACCCTGACTTTTTACAGGCGGGAGGATCTAATTTTTTAAAAGTATATAACAATGAATTTCGTAATGTTGCTGATGCTGCGATCCAGCTAGGCGTATGGTTTGACCATGCTTATAACAATGTATGGATATACAATAACATCTTTAGGATTGTGGATCAAATTGACGGTTATCCTGAATATATCCGTCTTTATGCAGGTCCCGGGAAAATACTATCAATAGATAATCTAAAAATACTAAACAATACCTTCGTCGATAACAGTGATAAGTATTTACCAATTCGTATCATGGGTTATGCTGCAAATCCAACCGGATCGGGCAATGAAATCAAAAACAATATATTTTATAACATGGGGACCAGCGCTTCATTTCCGGTGGTACACATCGAGGAGAGTACCGGCTGGACGGAAGCGTCTTGGACATTCAGCAATAACATTTATTACGGGACTAGCGGATTGCCTTACATATTCTTCAGGGGACAGAGTTATACAATTCCACAGTGGAAGGATAGCAATGAGCCTTCGGCTATTACGAGCGCTCCAAAATTTATGAGCTATGTTCCGAATGAATTGACCAATGATTTTCATTTGACCTCAGGTGACACTGTTGCCCGTGATAAAGGCATTGACTTGGGCGCCTACTTCACAACCGACAAAGACGGTGTCATCCGCGCTGAGGGTATTGCATGGGACATCGGGGCTTACGAAGCCAGTAGTGTTTCAACCCCTTCCTCTGATAAAGCCCCACCGGGCAACCTCACAAACTAA
- a CDS encoding Ig-like domain-containing protein: MKNNMKKFLRVAAIAAYIMTNAVCQMFAGDPPDLNQYLKKATTWKFTTLNKDVPVNIYFGGGKIGSEGDEVIIYMKNIAWERIGQESDLSILSDYLSKNFIVITIDFGNDKLAISPNFDKDLFQIFRAIYGYKTESLLTGLNLIAKEFRCFFLPEGYRVDTNLVYWDIQKYGAYGTLDYILKSYNEDIVPKLPGLKPAKFPKDMVDRFGKPFDFTVKMDIVYPSQAKKKIPTVVYSAWQAARNPNGEPIGYLPHFAGFTTRGYAYVIMGHCYNPCVVHFFHYLKFSLDEWDGFACYTAAMRYLNKYSDMYSLDTKHIGMLGNSKGEYAVTRLSDPHHEGGKEIKPFKGYPEGSPEPQPWEGYPSDIAVGYQSMGMGLFETQYITKDYAPTIVACGENEQDMISKKAHPAFVKRLEEYDDNYINLFMEGLGHIVAHGYDKKLGVDRYQLVHDFFDRYLKVEDKIPPAVLLVSPCDSMENVSPDAKIVIDLAPVIDSESIFSGKGIVIKKTKSNKMVEGDWKASHGGTRYCFTPSHVLNKDEQYSIAITTKVKDTAGTHLAHEKTTYFKVTAE; the protein is encoded by the coding sequence ATGAAAAACAATATGAAAAAGTTTTTGAGAGTTGCTGCCATTGCTGCGTATATAATGACAAATGCAGTTTGTCAAATGTTTGCTGGAGACCCTCCGGATTTGAATCAATATTTAAAAAAAGCAACCACTTGGAAATTCACAACACTTAATAAGGATGTACCGGTAAACATATATTTTGGGGGAGGTAAGATCGGTTCTGAAGGTGATGAAGTAATTATTTATATGAAAAACATAGCATGGGAAAGAATTGGCCAAGAATCAGATCTTTCCATTCTTAGTGATTATTTAAGTAAAAACTTTATCGTAATTACGATTGATTTCGGGAACGATAAACTAGCCATCTCACCAAACTTTGATAAAGATCTATTTCAAATATTTAGGGCTATATATGGCTATAAGACAGAATCGTTACTTACTGGCCTTAATCTTATTGCAAAGGAATTTAGGTGCTTTTTTCTCCCTGAAGGATATCGTGTTGACACTAACTTAGTTTATTGGGATATTCAAAAATATGGAGCTTACGGAACATTGGATTATATACTGAAATCATATAACGAAGATATTGTACCTAAGCTTCCCGGCTTAAAACCTGCAAAGTTTCCAAAAGACATGGTTGACAGGTTTGGAAAACCTTTTGATTTTACTGTAAAAATGGATATTGTTTATCCATCGCAAGCAAAGAAAAAAATCCCCACTGTTGTTTATTCTGCATGGCAAGCAGCAAGAAACCCAAATGGCGAGCCAATTGGCTATCTACCTCATTTTGCAGGATTCACAACGCGTGGATATGCTTATGTTATTATGGGACACTGTTATAATCCCTGTGTTGTCCACTTTTTTCATTATCTGAAATTCTCGCTTGATGAATGGGACGGATTTGCTTGCTATACTGCAGCGATGCGTTACTTGAACAAATATTCTGACATGTACTCATTGGATACAAAACACATTGGTATGCTTGGTAATTCAAAAGGGGAATATGCCGTTACCAGACTTTCTGACCCACACCATGAAGGAGGAAAAGAGATCAAACCATTTAAAGGCTATCCAGAAGGTTCGCCTGAACCCCAACCATGGGAAGGATATCCTTCAGATATAGCTGTTGGATATCAATCAATGGGGATGGGGCTTTTTGAAACACAATACATTACCAAGGACTATGCTCCAACAATTGTTGCTTGCGGAGAAAATGAACAAGATATGATTAGTAAAAAAGCCCACCCTGCATTTGTCAAACGACTTGAAGAATATGACGATAATTACATTAACTTGTTTATGGAAGGACTGGGACACATTGTGGCTCATGGGTATGACAAAAAACTTGGAGTAGATAGGTATCAGTTAGTGCATGATTTTTTTGACAGGTACTTAAAAGTTGAAGATAAGATTCCGCCTGCTGTTTTGCTTGTCTCACCGTGTGATAGCATGGAAAATGTATCTCCCGATGCGAAAATTGTAATAGACCTGGCTCCTGTTATTGACAGCGAAAGTATTTTCAGTGGCAAAGGCATTGTAATTAAGAAAACGAAAAGCAACAAAATGGTGGAAGGGGATTGGAAAGCATCGCATGGCGGTACAAGATACTGTTTCACTCCATCTCACGTCCTGAATAAAGATGAACAGTACAGCATTGCTATTACAACAAAGGTAAAAGACACTGCTGGAACACACCTGGCACATGAGAAAACGACATATTTCAAGGTTACAGCAGAATAG
- a CDS encoding fibrobacter succinogenes major paralogous domain-containing protein, which yields MQIKIKIFIATFACFTIFFYGFRCIDKNNDETIKIANSEWMAENLNVNTFRNGDPIPEAKTDEEWIKAGQEGVPAFCYYENKAENGDKYGKLYNWYAVTDPRGLAPEGWHVSSDAEWRETTDFLGGEDAAGTKMKSNSGWLDDGNGTNESNFSGLPSGCRDLNGKFSRIGKIGFWWTSTQYDSTLAWYRCIDKVPWYVYRTNYYKRNGLSVRCIRD from the coding sequence ATGCAAATAAAAATCAAAATTTTCATAGCAACGTTCGCGTGTTTTACGATATTTTTCTATGGTTTCAGATGTATTGACAAAAATAACGATGAGACCATCAAAATCGCAAACTCAGAATGGATGGCAGAAAACCTCAATGTAAACACTTTTCGCAATGGCGACCCTATACCTGAAGCCAAAACGGACGAAGAGTGGATAAAAGCAGGACAGGAAGGCGTACCTGCCTTTTGCTATTATGAAAATAAAGCTGAAAACGGCGATAAATACGGAAAATTATATAACTGGTATGCAGTAACCGATCCCCGCGGTTTGGCTCCCGAAGGATGGCATGTATCCAGCGACGCCGAGTGGAGAGAAACTACCGACTTTCTTGGCGGGGAAGATGCAGCCGGAACTAAGATGAAAAGCAACAGCGGATGGCTTGACGACGGAAATGGAACCAACGAGAGCAATTTTTCAGGATTGCCCAGCGGGTGCCGCGACCTGAACGGAAAATTTAGCCGCATAGGCAAAATAGGCTTCTGGTGGACATCTACTCAGTACGACTCGACCCTGGCGTGGTACCGCTGCATCGATAAAGTTCCCTGGTACGTATACAGAACCAACTATTATAAACGAAATGGCTTGTCAGTTCGATGCATAAGGGATTAA